In bacterium, one genomic interval encodes:
- a CDS encoding protein kinase, whose translation MIGKTILQYEILEQLGEGGMGVVYKAKDTKLDRLVALKFLPANVSSTDADRQRFMQEAKSAATLSHPNICTVYDVQEFDGQLFIAMEYIEGETLRDRKNNISFKQSIDIGIQVAEALAAAHEKGIIHRDIKPENVMLRKDGRAQIMDFGLAKQQGASRLTKQGSTVGTIGYMSPEQVQGFNVDHRTDIFSFGVLLYELVSGQSPFKGMHETAIIYEIVNVDAEPVSIIKPDLPTDLDAILLECLAKDPDERYQSAKEIVKDLRKLKRESSKQTASRVLAVRQSQINSGIRPQTAVFETVHEKKPFSFNIWMLVSALSILSLLVLLTTYFLFVKTEPELMRLSFESPAGEFFNSSVGGHMEISPDGKAIAFVASDSLGRDHLWVRPIFSSMPVLLQGTENAYYPFWSWDSKMIAYFAEGKLKKIDAGGGPSFTICEAGSGRGGAWNRDGIIVFAPVSGGPLHQVPSAGGTSRQLTFLDSTEFEVNHRWPCFLPDQDHFFYSVQTTKASLAEDAEHIRIGSLSDAQNKIIIRASSNTAYNHGWVMYYKQNSLLAQRFSEGSLELKGEPIPILENLLYAQVRSKAAFSLSQNNRLVFLGTSSADNEMVVYGYNGVIQHIIKSKVADITAAFSYDGNYIATDASETGGKNSDLWIHDIQRNSDTRLTFDKADEIVPQWTPDGSKIYFSSNRTGVYSVYEKNSNGTGDEKLVYGSSAPAYITDVSSDGKKLMLSLNTQGAQKWDLGSYDLAENKFTSLLTSEFSEWLGKFSPDGKWYAYQSNETGKYEIYIRPTDGSPSKWQVSTNGGTGPTWLSSGKEIIFSLNDQQIISVPVSAAGNQIVIGQSKLLLKLDTGFQTGVLNISRDGKKILVRRSLNIQALKSASLIFNWQNLVEKK comes from the coding sequence ATCCGCCGCAACGCTGAGCCATCCGAATATTTGTACCGTCTACGATGTGCAGGAATTTGACGGACAACTTTTTATTGCGATGGAATATATCGAAGGAGAAACACTTCGCGACAGAAAAAATAATATCTCATTTAAACAATCTATTGATATCGGTATTCAGGTAGCAGAAGCTCTTGCCGCCGCGCATGAGAAAGGGATTATACACCGTGATATCAAACCCGAAAATGTAATGCTCCGCAAGGACGGCCGCGCGCAGATCATGGATTTCGGGCTGGCGAAACAGCAAGGCGCTTCGCGGCTGACGAAACAGGGCAGCACCGTCGGTACGATCGGCTACATGTCGCCGGAACAGGTGCAGGGATTTAATGTGGATCACCGCACGGATATTTTTTCCTTTGGCGTATTGTTGTATGAACTTGTGTCCGGACAGTCGCCCTTCAAAGGTATGCACGAGACCGCAATCATTTATGAGATCGTTAATGTGGACGCGGAACCCGTTTCCATTATCAAACCCGATCTACCGACCGACCTCGACGCGATACTGCTTGAGTGTCTCGCCAAAGATCCAGACGAACGTTACCAGTCTGCCAAAGAAATCGTCAAAGACCTGCGAAAGTTAAAAAGGGAATCCAGCAAACAAACCGCCAGCCGTGTTCTTGCCGTACGTCAAAGCCAGATTAATTCCGGCATCCGCCCGCAGACGGCCGTATTCGAAACCGTGCATGAGAAAAAGCCTTTTTCATTCAATATCTGGATGCTCGTTTCCGCGCTGTCCATTCTGTCGTTGTTGGTTCTGCTAACAACCTATTTTCTTTTTGTAAAAACGGAACCCGAATTAATGAGATTATCCTTTGAATCTCCTGCAGGTGAATTTTTTAATTCTTCCGTTGGAGGTCATATGGAAATTTCTCCTGACGGAAAAGCAATCGCTTTCGTAGCTTCCGATTCGCTGGGTAGAGATCATTTATGGGTTCGTCCGATATTCTCATCTATGCCGGTTCTCTTGCAAGGAACAGAAAATGCATATTATCCGTTCTGGTCATGGGATAGTAAAATGATCGCCTATTTTGCTGAAGGCAAACTCAAAAAAATTGACGCCGGAGGTGGCCCTTCCTTCACTATTTGTGAGGCTGGAAGCGGAAGGGGTGGCGCATGGAACCGAGACGGTATAATTGTATTTGCGCCCGTCAGCGGCGGACCACTGCACCAGGTTCCATCGGCCGGAGGAACGTCCAGGCAATTAACTTTTTTGGATTCTACAGAATTCGAGGTAAATCACCGCTGGCCCTGTTTTTTGCCCGACCAAGATCATTTTTTCTATTCTGTTCAAACCACCAAGGCTTCACTTGCTGAGGACGCGGAACATATTCGGATCGGCTCATTAAGTGACGCTCAAAACAAGATCATCATCCGCGCATCAAGCAACACAGCTTACAATCATGGTTGGGTTATGTACTACAAACAAAACTCACTGTTGGCTCAACGGTTCAGTGAGGGATCATTGGAATTGAAAGGAGAGCCGATACCGATTCTCGAAAACCTTTTGTACGCTCAGGTTCGAAGCAAAGCGGCGTTTTCGCTATCGCAAAATAATCGTCTGGTTTTTCTTGGAACTTCAAGTGCCGACAATGAAATGGTCGTATATGGCTATAACGGCGTCATCCAGCATATTATCAAATCTAAAGTTGCAGATATAACCGCAGCATTCTCCTATGATGGAAACTATATAGCTACCGATGCATCCGAAACCGGAGGTAAAAACTCGGACCTTTGGATTCATGATATCCAACGTAACAGCGACACACGGTTAACTTTTGACAAAGCGGATGAAATAGTGCCGCAGTGGACCCCCGACGGCAGCAAGATCTATTTTAGTTCAAACCGAACCGGCGTGTATTCTGTGTATGAAAAGAACAGCAACGGAACCGGAGATGAAAAATTAGTTTACGGGTCATCCGCCCCCGCCTACATTACGGATGTCTCCTCCGACGGAAAAAAATTAATGCTCTCGCTCAATACACAAGGCGCTCAAAAATGGGATCTCGGCTCGTATGACCTTGCTGAAAATAAATTCACGTCGCTGCTGACTTCTGAATTCAGTGAATGGCTTGGAAAATTCTCACCCGACGGAAAATGGTATGCCTATCAATCCAACGAAACGGGAAAATACGAAATATATATTCGGCCGACGGACGGATCGCCCAGCAAATGGCAAGTCTCCACCAATGGGGGCACAGGGCCGACCTGGTTGAGCAGCGGGAAAGAAATTATTTTCAGTCTCAATGATCAGCAAATTATTTCAGTTCCGGTCTCTGCCGCAGGTAATCAGATCGTCATCGGCCAGTCTAAATTGCTTCTGAAACTCGATACCGGGTTTCAGACGGGCGTGCTGAATATATCCAGAGACGGGAAAAAGATATTGGTTCGTCGCTCGTTAAATATCCAAGCCCTAAAAAGCGCCTCGCTTATTTTTAATTGGCAGAATTTAGTGGAGAAAAAATAG
- a CDS encoding protein kinase, producing MIGSTISHYKILEKLGEGGMGIVYKAQDMKLDRTVALKFLSDHLNANEAEQARFLQEAKAAATLNHPNVCVIYAVEDIEKKRFIAMEFVEGSDLKAKIKSGRLSIEQGCEYGVAIADGLRAAHERGIVHRDIKADNIMITPNGQVKIMDFGLAKLKGSTLTKTGTTVGTIAYMSPEQFQRDEINAQTDLWSLGVLLYEMFSGQLPFRGEHEAAIMYEVLNVDPQPVQRIREDVPEHIQDLLSELLQKDRKNRVASAKEVADRLKKTPSETAANHLEKSVAVLYFENMSSEKESDYFCAGITEDIITDLSKIKQLKVISRTDVLPFRNKEVNTRQVGDALGVNYVLEGSVRKAGSKIRITAQLINVRNGFHVWADRFDRLVEDIFDLQNEVSQKIAEALKVSFTDSEKQPHALKPTEDLRAYDFYMRGREYLNTRGKKMNEQAIQMFEHALSLDANFALAYAALAEACANMYLWYDGDPQWLGKTITMNQKALSLQPDLQEAQFGIAMVYLYQKRFTEAKKTLERIIQNKPDSYDAVRWMGIISDITGQYEAAVQFYEEAAKIKPYSEEPWMHLDMTFRRMGNEQASNDAARKIIEIGARKFQVNPDDVLTLSRMAIPYARFGDKEKALAAIQRVMEIATNDGLALYNCACTYTGLDMKTETLSALRRSLQIGGNVVRDWVKTDPYFDSLRGDPDFETLLAEFA from the coding sequence ATGATTGGAAGCACTATCTCTCATTATAAAATTCTTGAAAAACTCGGTGAAGGCGGAATGGGCATCGTTTATAAAGCGCAGGATATGAAATTGGACCGCACGGTCGCATTGAAGTTCCTGTCGGACCACCTTAACGCGAATGAGGCCGAGCAGGCCAGATTTCTGCAGGAAGCTAAAGCGGCAGCAACGCTGAATCATCCGAATGTTTGCGTGATCTATGCCGTTGAAGATATAGAAAAAAAACGTTTCATCGCGATGGAATTTGTCGAAGGATCCGATCTCAAAGCCAAGATCAAATCCGGCCGTTTGAGCATCGAGCAGGGCTGCGAGTACGGCGTCGCTATTGCGGATGGCCTGCGCGCGGCCCATGAACGCGGGATCGTTCACAGGGATATCAAAGCGGATAATATCATGATCACGCCCAATGGACAAGTAAAGATCATGGATTTCGGGCTTGCTAAACTGAAAGGGAGCACGCTCACGAAAACAGGAACGACCGTCGGAACGATCGCGTACATGTCGCCGGAACAATTCCAGCGCGATGAAATCAACGCCCAGACCGATCTTTGGTCGCTCGGAGTCCTGCTGTACGAAATGTTCTCCGGGCAATTGCCGTTTCGCGGCGAACATGAGGCGGCCATCATGTATGAAGTTCTCAATGTAGATCCTCAGCCGGTGCAGCGGATCCGCGAAGATGTCCCGGAACATATTCAAGACTTACTCTCAGAGCTGCTGCAAAAAGACCGCAAGAACAGAGTCGCTTCGGCCAAAGAAGTTGCCGACCGTCTGAAAAAGACTCCCTCCGAAACAGCGGCTAACCATCTGGAAAAATCCGTCGCCGTGCTTTATTTTGAAAATATGAGTTCGGAAAAGGAGAGCGACTATTTCTGCGCCGGCATTACGGAAGACATTATTACCGACCTGTCAAAAATCAAACAGTTGAAGGTCATATCCCGAACGGATGTGCTTCCATTTCGAAATAAGGAAGTGAATACGCGCCAGGTCGGAGATGCGCTCGGGGTTAATTACGTTTTGGAAGGCAGCGTCCGCAAGGCCGGCAGCAAGATCCGGATCACGGCGCAGTTGATCAATGTCCGAAACGGCTTTCACGTTTGGGCCGACCGTTTTGACCGGCTCGTCGAAGATATTTTCGATCTGCAAAATGAAGTCTCCCAAAAAATCGCCGAAGCATTAAAAGTTTCATTTACGGATTCGGAAAAACAACCGCACGCGCTAAAACCTACCGAAGATCTGCGCGCGTACGATTTTTACATGCGCGGCAGGGAGTATTTGAATACCCGCGGTAAAAAAATGAATGAACAGGCTATCCAGATGTTCGAACACGCCCTGTCTCTCGATGCCAATTTTGCCTTGGCCTATGCGGCGTTGGCGGAGGCGTGCGCCAATATGTATCTGTGGTATGACGGCGATCCGCAATGGCTCGGAAAGACGATAACGATGAATCAAAAAGCGCTGAGCCTTCAACCTGATTTGCAGGAAGCGCAATTCGGAATAGCCATGGTGTATCTTTATCAGAAACGATTTACCGAAGCGAAAAAAACTCTCGAGCGCATCATTCAAAACAAACCCGATTCCTATGACGCCGTACGGTGGATGGGAATTATTTCCGATATCACCGGCCAGTATGAAGCGGCGGTACAATTTTATGAAGAAGCAGCTAAGATTAAGCCTTACAGCGAGGAACCCTGGATGCATCTGGATATGACTTTCCGGCGTATGGGAAATGAACAGGCGTCAAATGATGCGGCAAGAAAAATCATTGAGATCGGCGCACGAAAATTTCAGGTCAACCCGGATGACGTGTTGACATTAAGCCGCATGGCAATCCCGTACGCGCGTTTCGGGGATAAAGAAAAAGCGCTTGCGGCCATTCAACGCGTGATGGAGATCGCAACCAATGACGGACTGGCTCTTTATAATTGCGCGTGTACGTACACGGGACTGGACATGAAAACCGAAACGCTCAGCGCCTTGCGCAGATCTCTGCAGATCGGCGGAAACGTCGTCAGGGATTGGGTCAAGACAGATCCTTATTTCGATTCGCTGCGCGGCGATCCGGACTTTGAAACGTTATTAGCGGAATTTGCTTAA